A genomic segment from Parus major isolate Abel chromosome 21, Parus_major1.1, whole genome shotgun sequence encodes:
- the MFAP2 gene encoding microfibrillar-associated protein 2 has product PCPLSVSLSLSPVPVPVPCPCPCPPSAAVPETEPTEPGPLDCREEQYPCTRLYSVHKPCKQCLNEICFYSLRRVYVINKEICVRTVCAHEELLRADLCRDKFSKCGVMATSGLCQSVGASCARSCGGC; this is encoded by the exons ccctgtcccctgtccgtgtccctgtccctgtcccctgtccctgtccccgtcccctgtccctgtccctgtcccccctcAGCCGCGGTGCCCGAGACGGAGCCCACGGAGCCGGGACCGCTCG ACTGCCGGGAGGAGCAGTACCCCTGCACCCGGCTGTACTCGGTGCACAAACCCTGCAAGCAGTGCCTGAACGAGATCTGCTTCTACAG CCTCCGCCGGGTTTATGTCATCAACAAGGAGATCTGCGTCCGCACCGTGTGCGCCCACGAGGAGCTGCTGAGAG CCGACCTGTGCCGGGACAAGTTCTCCAAGTGCGGGGTGATGGCCACGAGCGGTTTGTGCCAGAGCGTGGGAGCGTCCTGCGCCCGCAGCTGCGGCGGCTGCtga